gaattaaatttcaaattttttgtacaaCATAGGGTGGTCCAAAAATGTGGTCAaagtgaataaatattttgaaacacCTATTTTTTCACTGTTTTTGTCATATTTCAGATGGAACCAATGTTTAGATAATGTTCTACAATATTGTTGCCCGGAAAATTCTCTATTCATATCCAATATTTCGAATACGTAGAGGCACCAGAAGGTTACAGGGTGGTCCTGAACAATAGTTATGTCACGTCTGTAGAGAAATAatgataacaatttttaactAAATTTGTCGCAGAAATGTTGAAGAATGACGatggaattatatttttagacccgtacgaagtactggggtcttataggtttacgcatacgtttgtaacacgtcgaattggactccctgagtaaggggaaacctactgtggttgtctagagatgccaaatccgcgaaaaaaaaatgtccgtctgtccgtctgtctgtctgcacgataacttgagtaaaacgcatccgattttgaaaattcttttttttcccgtttggtaatgtcaaaagacaggctaagttcgaagatgagtgattttggatcgacccctcccgagctgtggcccaataagtgctttacggtttttcgaagatatctccggacatttaaacgttaaacttgtaggtgatacgtcaaataaaaggtatttacaatagcgatcgacaaaaaaaaagtttatggaaatcggatgaccgactcgtgagttagaccccttggtgtggaacaggcacagggcggcaagcagtttttgcttgtaggtcggccacatttgaacatatttcgtctgttttagctttattagataggtattgaccgtaccaatcagggaaaattttttttatgaaattatgttctccggagcgtgagctaggtctcttggagtgagctcttatctggctactcggaagtacagtgaacgtggtgtattttgacaatatctcgagtaaattttgaccgaatttcatgaatttttttttgtttgaaaggtattaacgaatgtaaagcgtcggtactatttccggtctcctaacaaaatggctgccggcggccatattggattttagtaaaatagaaatatcttgggaaaaatgatacttagagagtttctgttaacatggaaataatttgttatgtgtgtggggtttcagggattccatatacggacatctatatatacctatatacagctatattgagctatatacaggcatatagagctatataatagcatatatttatctgtgaaatgtttatttatagtgaaatatagttaaatatagcggtatatagctgtttaaataggaatttatgaaatttgtcttcgtacggggctgtctatattgcctccggcaatttagttgtatatgataacaaggcaaagagtggataatgtaagtgattttaaagggagaatagtttttcagcagataagaaaatgaagtaagagaaatgaagagtttcacattaaaggcttttgatacgaataggtgtttcgtacgggtcggcgttagctatgttttaatGATTTGTTTAGTGTAGCAGGGTCTTCAGCGTATTTAAGAAAGAAGttttaacgaagaaattttttagaaaaatggcAGGTTCCTATCAGTCTGCCtacttttttgatatatattGACATTAAGAAGTAAGCAAAATTCCAAGTTAATATTCACTCACTCGTCAAATTATCGAACATCTAACAATTAGAAATATGGCTACAAGCATTAGAACAATACAGGGTGGATCACAATATTTGTGAAAGACAGAATAAGATGAAGAAATGTGAGCATGTTAATAGGAAAATTGTGATTGCTCGTCCTGAGAACTTAGTCTTATAGGATAATCTGAAAAATATCGGAACTATATTTGTCATTATTTCTAGTGTTAACATAGAACTATGACTTACTTGCTATGCACAATACAATGTGGAATAATATAAAGCCACAAGGGGAAACAATTACCTGGTAACAAGCCGTTTGAATCTCATCTGATGTCACACTACTTACAagcttttctttaattttcgcGAAACTTTAACCTTCATTTGGAAATTCTCTTCGTGACATGACCCTCGTTCTCAGGGTCAGGAGAAGAGATAGTTGACATTCGCACGATTTGAGATGTtagaaaaattccttcaacATCTGTATTataaaaacgtaattgtttagTGAGAAACGTTATTTCACGGTAATCACAAGAATTATAGGTCAACGGAATTGTAGTCCAAAAGAGAATGTTTTTGTGAGAACCTGTACTACAAtgattttgatgttttttgaCTTCTTTGTGGtaaatgaaaatcgtttttcacaaAAGTAATCCGTTTCGGCTTTTTGCTCCGTACAACATGCGCCCAAAATCAATCATTTATACgctaaaaaaatcgttgagacGGATGTCAAAGTACTATTTCAAATGGAacatcaaaattcatttgagttcattttcatacagtgtattaggtcccttatttgacgtttcgaaaatgaaccgctcatgcctggtttattttactctgccgtggtctAAGTATAATAGTACTTCACATGACtagactagggataaaaacatgaaaagtagagttttcgcgTTAATTTTGTTGGTCCGAGGCGAAGACgagtaaataactattgcagATAGATGGTCACAGGTCTTTGAGTATGTGTTgtcttcagaaaattaataaacagaaaaacttACACTATCTAtggatgaaaagttgaaaggACCAGTCAAACACCAAATTTTTTAAGGGAGTTGAAGAGTACGGTTTTCCACGCACGTGTAAAACATGTAAAAGATGTATGTTGGAAGCAAAAGAAAGGAAATTTGGTGCTgcgcaattttcatttaaaatagcATTCTTCAGAGGACAAATCTCGACATTGGGACATTACCATCATCGATTGTGTTATATCGCCCATCGATTGTGTGTGATGATTTTTTCTGCTGTTTGTTTTTCGTTGTAAAGTGGAAAACATATCGTTTGTTTCATAATCTCCTCTGAACCGATTAAAACTATGAGGTGTATAATTCCATACAATGAACCAAGAGGTTCAGACGCAGTGTGCGCATTTGATGGCCGATTTTTCGGGAATTTCAATGATTTAGAGGAACTGCAATGTGATcaacataataataaaaacttgCAATTTAGACACGAAGGAGGTTGCTGGATATGGGAGTTATACGGATTCGAAACGTACCAGGCACTTTTGGTGAGAAAGGTCCATTTTTGGTAGAACGAACCAAGAACTAATcgatttttctggaatttcgtttcttagattttgattttcttcattctTCTTGTTGTTTCTGCTGTGTATTGGTGTATCTATCGGGCAGTTAAGCGAACATTGTGGAAAAAGCAGAAACTTTCTTCAAGTGTTGTGCCAGCCTAAAATTGATATGGACTGAACATGGACATGAagagagaaataaatgaaaaattccaaCGAACATCGACATGGACaaactaaattttattgaaaaataaaatattaaattaaattgtgttTGATGTTGTTTTCATGGTTGTTTTGctgaattcaaattaaataaatgtgtGAGAAAGGTATTTATATTTTGGTATAATTTTTAATCCAGTCTCTGAATTCTGGAATGGATGACGATACGCTGGTATCATTTTGCATACATTTATAGACATAACTGAGTACTCCCACCAATAATTCCTCGGTACTCCTAGCGAGGGTGACGGGTCCTCCCGAATCTCCCTGACacactgaaaatttatttgaattttatgttaaaaattgttattaaaaTTTGGCAAGCATAATAACTATTTAAACATTAGTTCGGCTTCTTCACTTGTTAAAgttttttgcaaattgtttTATGCTAGAGATGAAAGGTTGAAAATTccagtttttgtgtgaattgtTATCGATCACACGATTTGtgaatcacacaaaaaaatgacgCTTCGCTTtcatcccgagttatgtaacgACTAGCTTCTCCTCACTAACGTTGACACaggccactttcgacccttagaaatacgaaaatatgaaaaatacctaAGTGACTTCAAAGGACGGGACCGCCGAGAAGGGATGACACTTGGCTCATTTCTGTTTTGGTCGGATCCCAGACAGGAAAGTCTTCTCATTCTATAAAAATACGACTAAACCTGAATTGAACGCTCGGACAGGCTAGCCTTGCGAAATGTGAGTTACGGGCTCTGTGATTGTTAATGACCAGGACTGTGATTAATGCGATTAATGGTTAGGAGATGAGGTCTTAGATTGGTCTTCAAGATTCTAATGATGACAGGGTAGTACAAAGGATCCACTGATCTGTGTACATCGATCAAATGGTCGGTCCTAACTGATAAAATCTGTAGTACTTACTTGCAGAATGGTGGCTACTGTCGATATGACACAGTTCGTTagataaaatttttggaaaatagtTTAGGCATTCGTCACGAGTGATTACTTCCATCTCCACTTTCATCAGCTTGTCGCTGTTCGGACATTGATTATCTGCACAAATTCTTCCATAGCCGCTGATTTCCACGAAAACATCACTCGGATCAAAGTCTTTTTCAGCCATTATTATTGACCGTACGGCATCAGTAAACTGGATTTCTGTAGCCGTCTCCAAGACGGCTATATCGTATTTCAATGATGGTTTACGTACGAACAAAtcatgaatgaatttttttttgatgttgtagATAGAACCCCACCACGTACAATCCGAACTACCAGCACGAATAACGTAAGTATATTCGGTTTTGTCCACACAGTCCGCAGCGGTTAAGACATAATTTCTACTAATTATCACACCCATGACAGTCAGCATAAGCAAACGGTATATAATTTACATTCATCGCTACTTGATAGGGTCGTTTTTTATGTCTACCGCTAAACCATTCACAACGGTCAAACGTTCGTCGAAACTGACTACACTTTGTATCAACAAAACTAGAACcacaattttcaacattttcgcaCTATACAACTGAACCGTTTTTTATCACTTTCAAAAACTGCCTGACTTGGTGAGACATCACAGACATACTTATATACAATGCATAAACTTTAATCGAGAAAGCGAAGCCATTCTCGTTactgtttgtttttaaataatttgtaaaaacttaaaaaatgcTGAATCGTTCCTGTCTGCATTAATGCTGGGTTTTCAATGCATGGAAACTGTTTCTCCATaagtttatttataaaatttatcgaaaacaaaaatattaaagaaaTGAGCTAGCTGTGTCTAAGAGAATTGTATCGGAATTAACTTTACGCTGATGGTTGTAAAATGTcgacaaaatataaatactTTTTGAGCGAAAGACAATCCATAGAGTTATATTGGATCAACGGATAGGCACAACCAACCCATCACAATATACGAGCGGCAGACACAtcagtaatagtagattacatacttggaaaatcgttgttttgaagAGTGTGGAGTTTGTATGCTGAACCGAAGGCGAAGTATACAACCACACGAGTCAAAGCAACGGTTTCCGCACAATTATGTAAGTTATTTTACCTCTAAGTGCggcgaataaataaataaataaatagtgCGGCGAACGTGATTTTTTTCGacattcttcttttgtaatcaACATTACTTTGCAACCTCCATGCAAAACTTTCTGCAAACGTTTGCAACATCTACAGATTGtctacaaaaatgaattttcgcagCACATAGGaggtaaaatattaaaaactcCGTCAGGTACCataattttatggttttaagaacaaaccgaaaattttatgGATAGGGAAGGGAATAGCACTGCAACCCGcgaaaatttttcgtcaaCCTTACAAACGTTTGAAAGCCCTACCTACAAAACAATCAACAACAAGTCTATTTTAGTTTCCATTCATAGCACCTACGAGCATCAAAAGTGTAACAATTCATGCGTAAAGTTATAGGGAACACTTATCGCTATGCACCTGtggaaaaaccaaattttaggAACGTCAAAGTACACCAAATTGAAGCTTCTGTCTCCAGGAGacattttgatttcaatttcaattcaataaa
Above is a window of Bradysia coprophila strain Holo2 unplaced genomic scaffold, BU_Bcop_v1 contig_476, whole genome shotgun sequence DNA encoding:
- the LOC119082636 gene encoding clotting factor B-like; translated protein: MLTVMGVIISRNYVLTAADCVDKTEYTYVIRAGSSDCTWWGSIYNIKKKFIHDLFVRKPSLKYDIAVLETATEIQFTDAVRSIIMAEKDFDPSDVFVEISGYGRICADNQCPNSDKLMKVEMEVITRDECLNYFPKILSNELCHIDSSHHSAMCQGDSGGPVTLARSTEELLVGVLSYVYKCMQNDTSVSSSIPEFRDWIKNYTKI